Sequence from the Corallococcus sp. EGB genome:
ACTACTACCGGGGCCCGACGGTGGTCTGGTACTGGGACTACCACCCCACCCCCAGCGGCGGTTACTGCAACCTCCACGGCCGCCACCAGCACGACTTCTACCCGCACGGCTCCTGGGGCGCGGGCTACTCCTACGACCGCGGCAGCCGCGGCTACCGCTGGAGCAACAGCCACCAGGCCTCCGCGATCCCCGGCCGCAACAACGTCGCCCCCTCGCGGCCCGCGCCCGCTCCCGGCCCGGTCTACCAGGGCCGCAATCCGCCTCCGGGCGGCACGGGCACCGGCGCCCGTCCTCCCAGCGGCTCCGGCTGGGGCCGCAACAACGTCGCTCCCTCCAGCAACGGGCGGGACAACCGGGACGACGACAGGGACAACGACCGTGGCAACGGCGGCGGTTGGAACACGCCGGCCAGCAAGAGCCGCGACGATGACCGTGACAACAACCGCGGCAACGACCGTGGCAGCGACCGCGGCAACAGCGGCCGGAGCAGCGGCGGCTGGGACAGCGGGAGCAGCGGCGGCCGGGGCAGCAGCGGGAGCAGCAGCGGCAGTAGTGGCAGCAGCGGCCGGGGCAGCAGCGGCGGCAACGGAAGCAGCGGAAGCAGCGGCGGTGGGTGGAACACCGGCAGAAGCTCGGGTTCCTCGTCCGGCTCCGGCAGGAGCGGGTCGGGCTGGTAGGCGCTCCGCTTCCACCTCGCTGGCGTGACCCGCGGCACCGGGCGCGGCCTTCCGACACTGGCGGAAGGCAGGCTCCCGGTGCCGACGTGTTTTCAACACCCGGAGGGCCCGTCGTCCGGGGCGTACGGCCCGCGGGCGCGACGGTGCGTCGTGAAGGGGACGGACGGCGCCGGGGGGCGGATTGCGGCCATCCCCGGCCGTGAAGATGTTGCCGCGCGATGAAACACTACATTCGGGCGGCGGGTGGGGCCGTGCTCGGGCTGCTGGCGGTGGCCTGTGGCGGCGGCGGATACACACCGGATCCTGGCGTGCGGACCGAGGACGCCGAGGCGGTGGACCTGGAGAACCTTCGCATCCTCGTGAGCGGCGAGGCACGCGTGTTCCCTGAAGCGGAGGGAATGACCGCCGTGCCCGCGTCGCTCACAGGCATGGCGCTCACCGTGGAGGAGCCGCTGCGCGTGGCCGTCAACGACTCGGCCGCCACCTTCGCCACCGGCGAGGTCTCCAAGGATGGCGCCTTCCGCATCACCGACGTGCCCGTGCGCGACGTGCACCAGGGGCTCGCGGTGGGCCTGGCGCACGACGGCCTCGTGCGCAGCACCACGCTCGTCTACGACACGGCCTTCACCGGCACCCGTCCGCGCACGGACATCATCGACGCGCACGTCTGGGCCCTGCCCACCGCGTTCGTGGATCATCTGGGCGCCGCCGTGGGTGCGCCGCGGCTTCAGGGGCACACCGGAGACCCGGAGGCCACCCTGGCCTCCGCGGGCTTCGTGCTGGGGCGCGTGGTGGACCTGAGCGGTCAGCCGGTGGGCGGCGTGCGCGTGGCGCTCGACCGCGCCGACCTGGCGGACCGCGTCTACTACCCGTCGGAGGATCTGACCTCCGTGAGCACCACGGGCACCGCGGCGAACGGGCTGTTCCTCTTCGTGCACTCGGGCGCCGGCGTTTCCTCCTTCCAGCTGTCCGTCGAAGGCACCGACGCCTATGTGCCACGCAACGTCGACGTGGGCCCGGGCCTGGGCGTGGTGCTCACCGTCTACCCGGGCCGCTACCCGCCTTGACGAACCCTGGACAGGCCTGACATCCCCGCCTAGAACGGACATCCTTCCAACCCCGGCGTCCCATTGCCGGGGCGCCCCCGAGACGTGATGTTGTGGCAGGATGCAGGGCTGGCGTTCCGGGGGGACGCGGATGATGAGCGGCCGATCCATGCCACGAAGCACGGCGTTGGTCCGTGCCCTTGCGCGCAGCTCCTCGGTGGCGGCCTGCCTGGTGGGCATGCTCGTGCTGGTGGGCTGGGCGCTGGACGTCATGGTCCTCAAGTCCATGGGCGCCGCGATCCCCGCCATGCGCCCCAGTGCCGCGCTCGGGTTGATGCTGGGTGGGGTGGCCCTGGGCCTGCGCCTGCCGGCCTCGACCCACCGCGCGCGCCACCGGCTGGGCACCGCGCTCGCGCTGGCCACGGCGCTGGTGGGCGCGGCGAGCCTCGTGGATGGCGTCGTCACCGGTGGCAACGGCGGCCTGGACGCGCTGTTCCTGCGCGCCTTCGGTGCGGACGGCGGCGCGCCCAGCGCCGCGGCGTCGCCGCTGACGGGGCTGTGCCTGATGCTGCTGGGCCCGGCGCTGGCGCTGGTGGACCGGGGGCACCCGCAGCGGCTGTCGTGGTCGGACGCGCTGGTGGTGCTGGCGCTGATGGCGGCGCTGACGGGCCTCAACAGCTTCCTGCTGGGCCCGCTGGTGACGCCCGCGGCCGCTCCGTACTTCCAGGAGCGCAGCCTGGGGCTGCACACCACGCTCGTGCTGATGCTGCTGGCCATGGGCACGCTGTGCGCCCGGCCGGAGCTGGGGCTGATGGCGCGGCTCACGCGGGACACGCTGGGCGGCTTCGTGGCGCGGCGGCTGGTGCCGGTGACGCTGCTGGGGCCGCCGGTGCTGGGGCTGACGCTGGTGCTGCTCGACCTGACGGGCGAGCTCAGCCACGACGCGAAGCTGCCGCTCTT
This genomic interval carries:
- a CDS encoding carboxypeptidase-like regulatory domain-containing protein, translating into MKHYIRAAGGAVLGLLAVACGGGGYTPDPGVRTEDAEAVDLENLRILVSGEARVFPEAEGMTAVPASLTGMALTVEEPLRVAVNDSAATFATGEVSKDGAFRITDVPVRDVHQGLAVGLAHDGLVRSTTLVYDTAFTGTRPRTDIIDAHVWALPTAFVDHLGAAVGAPRLQGHTGDPEATLASAGFVLGRVVDLSGQPVGGVRVALDRADLADRVYYPSEDLTSVSTTGTAANGLFLFVHSGAGVSSFQLSVEGTDAYVPRNVDVGPGLGVVLTVYPGRYPP